One window of the Pelmatolapia mariae isolate MD_Pm_ZW linkage group LG15, Pm_UMD_F_2, whole genome shotgun sequence genome contains the following:
- the fam167ab gene encoding protein FAM167A isoform X1 — MMNSHLAPQIVVNRTNVQDEADCGEGVDLPTDDHLMTLKALTEKLRLETRRPSYLEWQAQLEADRFRDSETGKEPITVEPKGKVVRHKGTSVDPDVSQPKLPSGGLKGFENIDEALTWLRRELTDMRLQDQQLARQLMRLRSDINKLKIEQTCHLHRRMLNDATFGLEERDELSDLLCECPVTPGLGLSAPLRLIGVTKMNINSRRFSLC; from the exons ATGATGAATTCACACTTGGCTCCACAGATTGTGGTTAACAGGACAAATGTCCAGGACGAGGCAGACTGTGGGGAAGGTGTAGATTTGCCTACAGATGACCATCTGATGACTTTGAAGGCCTTAACAGAGAAACTAAGACTGGAGACCAGGAGACCCTCCTACCTGGAGTGGCAAGCCCAGCTTGAGGCAGATCGCTTCAGAGACTCAGAAACTGGGAAAGAACCAATCACAGTTGAGCCTAAAGGGAAAGTAGTTAGGCACAAGGGGACTTCAGTGGACCCAGATGTGAGTCAGCCCAAGTTGCCATCAGGTGGACTCAAGGGATTTGAAAACATTGATGAAGCTCTAACCTGGCTCAGAAGAGAACTG ACGGATATGCGCTTGCAGGACCAGCAGCTGGCGAGGCAGCTCATGCGGCTTCGGAGTGACATCAACAAGCTGAAGATTGAACAGACGTGCCATCTGCATCGCCGAATGCTCAACGACGCCACCTTTGGCCTCGAGGAACGGGATGAGCTGTCGGACCTGTTGTGTGAATGCCCGGTCACCCCGGGCCTCGGCCTCTCTGCCCCGCTGAGACTTATTGGAGTCACCAAGATGAACATTAACTCTCGCCGATTCTCGCTCTGCTAG
- the ccm2 gene encoding cerebral cavernous malformations protein 2 homolog isoform X2: protein MENEPGIVSPFKRVFLKGEKGRDKKAQEKATERRALHTFSLSQPDHRIDPDILLNDYIEKEVKYLGQLTSVPGYLNPSSRTEVLQLIDNARKSHQLAGQLTSEQDAVVSLSAYNIKLVWRDGEDIILRVPIHDIAAVSYIRDDSLHLVVIKTAQESGGSPCPSSCPDLNKSQTRSSLSESGTVLVEVCCLLVLAVDNKAAAEELCLLLSQVFQIVYTESTIDFLDRAIFDGATTPTRHLSQYSDDSSSKVDVKGTFEEEPSPLQFLVTEGSSPSASTPASPQTKTASEGELSTTAAELLQDYMTTLRTKLSSQEIQQFATLLHEYRNGASIHEFCINLRQLYGDSRKFLLLGLRPFIPEKDSQHFENFLETIGVKDGRGIITDSFGRYKRTASSASDSTTNGNGAAGGSGDSVASDEGHEPSEGDEWDRMITDISNDIEALGCSMDQDPVTP from the exons ATGGAGAACGAG CCTGGTATCGTCTCTCCGTTCAAGCGAGTCTTCCTGAAAGGAGAGAAGGGGAGGGACAAGAAAGCCCAGGAGAAGGCCACAGAGCGCAGGGCCCTCCACACCTTCTCACTCTCTCAGCCTGACCACCGCATCGACCCAGACATCCTGCTCAATGACTACATTGAGAAGGAAGTCAAA TACTTGGGGCAGCTGACATCAGTTCCAGGATACTTGAACCCATCAAGTAGGACAGAGGTCCTGCAGCTAATTGACAATGCGAGA AAGTCACATCAGTTGGCAGGCCAGCTGACATCAGAGCAGGATGCAGTCGTGAGCTTGTCAGCATACAACATCAAGCTGGTATGGCGAGATGGAGAAGACATCATTTTAAGAGTGCCCATCCATGATATTGCTGCTGTCTCCTACATCAGGGATGACTCATTACACCTTGTAGtgataaaaacag ccCAGGAGTCAGGGGGCTCGCCCTGTCCCAGTTCATGTCCTGATCTCAATAAGTCTCAAACTCGGAGCTCCTTGTCAGAAAGTGGAACTGTGCTTGTTGAAGTCTGCTGTCTGCTTGTGCTGGCAGTTGATAATAAG GCAGCAGCCGAGGAGTTGTGTCTTTTGCTTAGCCAGGTTTTCCAGATTGTTTACACAGAATCAACCATCGACTTCTTAGACAGAGCCATTTTTGATGGTGCAACTACACCAACCAGACACCTTTCTCAGTACAGTG ATGACTCTTCGAGCAAAGTAGATGTTAAAGGCACTTTTGAAGAGGAACCCAGCCCACT TCAGTTCCTGGTTACAGAAGGAAGCTCTCCATCTGCTTCCACTCCtgcatctcctcagaccaaaaCTGCAAGCGAAGGCGAGCTCAGCACCACAGCTGCAGAGCTGCTGCAGGACTACATGACCACA CTGCGGACAAAGCTCTCATCACAGGAGATCCAGCAGTTTGCTACTTTGCTCCATGAATACCGTAACGGTGCCTCCATTCATGAGTTCTGCATTAATTTGCGACAACTTTATGGGGACAGCAGGAAATTTCTTCTGCTTG GCCTGCGGCCCTTCATACCAGAGAAGGACAGCCAACACTTTGAAAACTTCCTTGAGACCATCGGTGTGAAGGACGGCCGAGGCATCATCACTGACAGCTTTGGTCGTTACAAGCGCACAGCAAGCTCTGCCTCCGATTCCACCACCAATGGCaacggagcagcaggaggaagtgGTGACAGTGTTGCCTCGGACGAAGGCCACGAGCCCTCTGAGGGGGATGAATGGGACCGTATGATCACCGATATCAGCAATGACATTGAAGCTCTCGGCTGTAGTATGGACCAGGATCCAGTGACACCTTGA
- the ccm2 gene encoding cerebral cavernous malformations protein 2 homolog isoform X1: MEDDVKKVKKPGIVSPFKRVFLKGEKGRDKKAQEKATERRALHTFSLSQPDHRIDPDILLNDYIEKEVKYLGQLTSVPGYLNPSSRTEVLQLIDNARKSHQLAGQLTSEQDAVVSLSAYNIKLVWRDGEDIILRVPIHDIAAVSYIRDDSLHLVVIKTAQESGGSPCPSSCPDLNKSQTRSSLSESGTVLVEVCCLLVLAVDNKAAAEELCLLLSQVFQIVYTESTIDFLDRAIFDGATTPTRHLSQYSDDSSSKVDVKGTFEEEPSPLQFLVTEGSSPSASTPASPQTKTASEGELSTTAAELLQDYMTTLRTKLSSQEIQQFATLLHEYRNGASIHEFCINLRQLYGDSRKFLLLGLRPFIPEKDSQHFENFLETIGVKDGRGIITDSFGRYKRTASSASDSTTNGNGAAGGSGDSVASDEGHEPSEGDEWDRMITDISNDIEALGCSMDQDPVTP; the protein is encoded by the exons ATGGAGGATGatgtgaaaaaagtaaaaaag CCTGGTATCGTCTCTCCGTTCAAGCGAGTCTTCCTGAAAGGAGAGAAGGGGAGGGACAAGAAAGCCCAGGAGAAGGCCACAGAGCGCAGGGCCCTCCACACCTTCTCACTCTCTCAGCCTGACCACCGCATCGACCCAGACATCCTGCTCAATGACTACATTGAGAAGGAAGTCAAA TACTTGGGGCAGCTGACATCAGTTCCAGGATACTTGAACCCATCAAGTAGGACAGAGGTCCTGCAGCTAATTGACAATGCGAGA AAGTCACATCAGTTGGCAGGCCAGCTGACATCAGAGCAGGATGCAGTCGTGAGCTTGTCAGCATACAACATCAAGCTGGTATGGCGAGATGGAGAAGACATCATTTTAAGAGTGCCCATCCATGATATTGCTGCTGTCTCCTACATCAGGGATGACTCATTACACCTTGTAGtgataaaaacag ccCAGGAGTCAGGGGGCTCGCCCTGTCCCAGTTCATGTCCTGATCTCAATAAGTCTCAAACTCGGAGCTCCTTGTCAGAAAGTGGAACTGTGCTTGTTGAAGTCTGCTGTCTGCTTGTGCTGGCAGTTGATAATAAG GCAGCAGCCGAGGAGTTGTGTCTTTTGCTTAGCCAGGTTTTCCAGATTGTTTACACAGAATCAACCATCGACTTCTTAGACAGAGCCATTTTTGATGGTGCAACTACACCAACCAGACACCTTTCTCAGTACAGTG ATGACTCTTCGAGCAAAGTAGATGTTAAAGGCACTTTTGAAGAGGAACCCAGCCCACT TCAGTTCCTGGTTACAGAAGGAAGCTCTCCATCTGCTTCCACTCCtgcatctcctcagaccaaaaCTGCAAGCGAAGGCGAGCTCAGCACCACAGCTGCAGAGCTGCTGCAGGACTACATGACCACA CTGCGGACAAAGCTCTCATCACAGGAGATCCAGCAGTTTGCTACTTTGCTCCATGAATACCGTAACGGTGCCTCCATTCATGAGTTCTGCATTAATTTGCGACAACTTTATGGGGACAGCAGGAAATTTCTTCTGCTTG GCCTGCGGCCCTTCATACCAGAGAAGGACAGCCAACACTTTGAAAACTTCCTTGAGACCATCGGTGTGAAGGACGGCCGAGGCATCATCACTGACAGCTTTGGTCGTTACAAGCGCACAGCAAGCTCTGCCTCCGATTCCACCACCAATGGCaacggagcagcaggaggaagtgGTGACAGTGTTGCCTCGGACGAAGGCCACGAGCCCTCTGAGGGGGATGAATGGGACCGTATGATCACCGATATCAGCAATGACATTGAAGCTCTCGGCTGTAGTATGGACCAGGATCCAGTGACACCTTGA
- the fam167ab gene encoding protein FAM167A isoform X2, producing MTLKALTEKLRLETRRPSYLEWQAQLEADRFRDSETGKEPITVEPKGKVVRHKGTSVDPDVSQPKLPSGGLKGFENIDEALTWLRRELTDMRLQDQQLARQLMRLRSDINKLKIEQTCHLHRRMLNDATFGLEERDELSDLLCECPVTPGLGLSAPLRLIGVTKMNINSRRFSLC from the exons ATGACTTTGAAGGCCTTAACAGAGAAACTAAGACTGGAGACCAGGAGACCCTCCTACCTGGAGTGGCAAGCCCAGCTTGAGGCAGATCGCTTCAGAGACTCAGAAACTGGGAAAGAACCAATCACAGTTGAGCCTAAAGGGAAAGTAGTTAGGCACAAGGGGACTTCAGTGGACCCAGATGTGAGTCAGCCCAAGTTGCCATCAGGTGGACTCAAGGGATTTGAAAACATTGATGAAGCTCTAACCTGGCTCAGAAGAGAACTG ACGGATATGCGCTTGCAGGACCAGCAGCTGGCGAGGCAGCTCATGCGGCTTCGGAGTGACATCAACAAGCTGAAGATTGAACAGACGTGCCATCTGCATCGCCGAATGCTCAACGACGCCACCTTTGGCCTCGAGGAACGGGATGAGCTGTCGGACCTGTTGTGTGAATGCCCGGTCACCCCGGGCCTCGGCCTCTCTGCCCCGCTGAGACTTATTGGAGTCACCAAGATGAACATTAACTCTCGCCGATTCTCGCTCTGCTAG